Proteins found in one Lysinibacillus fusiformis genomic segment:
- a CDS encoding PhzF family phenazine biosynthesis protein yields MKISVYVASAFSKDHKGGNKAGVVFIENTLTTTQKMAIAKQLGYAETAFISESEIADYKFEYFTPKEEVDLCGHATIGSFTILMHLNKLFKDRYTIETNSGVLTITIKDDIIFMEQNKPKFYDVVSPNKFIDCIDIKAIDYKYPIQIVSTGLKDILIPITSETQLHALQPNFENIKEISKDYHVVGMHLYTFNDDRIICRNFAPLYDINEEAATGTSNGALACYLYEQHNLQKEIYVFEQGYSLHSPSEILVKLATNNHKIEKVYVGGKGYYCETKYLNVENME; encoded by the coding sequence ATGAAAATATCCGTTTATGTTGCAAGTGCATTTAGCAAGGATCATAAAGGCGGAAATAAAGCAGGAGTAGTATTTATTGAGAATACATTGACCACTACTCAAAAAATGGCAATAGCCAAACAACTGGGCTATGCGGAAACCGCATTTATATCAGAATCTGAAATAGCTGATTATAAATTTGAGTATTTTACACCAAAAGAGGAAGTTGATTTATGTGGTCATGCCACAATTGGCTCTTTCACGATACTGATGCATTTAAATAAACTTTTCAAGGATCGCTATACGATTGAAACAAACAGCGGTGTTCTTACTATTACGATAAAAGATGACATCATATTCATGGAACAAAACAAACCGAAATTTTATGATGTTGTATCTCCAAACAAGTTTATCGACTGTATTGACATTAAAGCTATAGACTATAAATACCCGATTCAAATTGTCTCCACGGGCTTAAAAGATATTTTAATTCCTATAACAAGTGAAACACAATTACATGCACTGCAACCTAATTTTGAAAACATTAAAGAAATCAGCAAGGATTATCATGTTGTCGGGATGCATCTATATACTTTTAATGACGATCGAATAATATGCAGAAATTTCGCTCCACTATACGATATCAATGAAGAAGCAGCGACTGGAACTTCAAACGGTGCATTAGCTTGCTACCTTTATGAACAGCACAACTTGCAAAAAGAAATCTATGTATTTGAACAAGGCTATTCTTTACACTCGCCTTCCGAAATATTAGTTAAATTAGCAACCAATAACCATAAAATAGAAAAAGTTTATGTTGGCGGCAAAGGCTATTACTGTGAAACTAAGTATTTAAATGTAGAAAATATGGAGTGA
- a CDS encoding alpha/beta fold hydrolase, with amino-acid sequence MKKTITIISKIIVGLVIAILLFLAIVFLVNIVCSKMEQGKLETYGQSVTVDGKKMNVFIQGEGEETVVLLPGYGTAAPALDFKLLVDELSPFYKVVVIEPFGYGLSDLTEKERSTENIVSEIHEALQRLHIERYILMGHSISGLYGLDYVNKYPNEVSAFVGLDSSVPTISEKKIESSIITTLKLLKKSGLARLQVKLSDDPYAVLPYEEKTKEQMKILKHKNMYNTSQLNEAETMYANFKAAENLLFPKNIPVIFFIQANYPVTDRWIPEHKKQIEDSVHGKVMTFEGDHYLYRTKAKEIVENFREFMKEEK; translated from the coding sequence ATGAAAAAAACGATCACCATTATAAGTAAAATAATAGTGGGTTTAGTTATAGCCATACTACTTTTTTTAGCAATTGTCTTTCTTGTTAATATTGTCTGCAGCAAGATGGAGCAAGGAAAACTAGAAACTTATGGTCAGTCTGTAACCGTAGATGGGAAAAAAATGAATGTCTTCATTCAGGGAGAAGGCGAAGAAACCGTCGTCCTCTTACCTGGTTATGGAACAGCGGCACCAGCACTTGATTTTAAATTATTAGTAGATGAATTATCCCCTTTTTACAAGGTTGTTGTTATTGAGCCTTTTGGATATGGATTAAGTGATCTAACTGAAAAAGAACGAAGCACAGAGAATATTGTCAGTGAAATACATGAAGCTTTACAGCGACTTCATATTGAGCGTTATATTCTAATGGGCCACTCCATTTCAGGCCTTTATGGATTGGATTATGTGAACAAATATCCAAACGAAGTGAGTGCATTTGTCGGGCTCGATAGTAGTGTTCCAACGATAAGCGAGAAAAAGATTGAGTCTTCAATAATAACTACTTTAAAACTACTTAAAAAATCAGGTTTAGCTAGATTGCAAGTGAAGCTAAGTGATGACCCATATGCCGTACTACCATATGAGGAAAAAACAAAAGAACAAATGAAAATTCTTAAGCATAAAAACATGTATAATACCAGCCAATTAAATGAAGCTGAAACGATGTATGCAAATTTTAAAGCAGCTGAAAATTTATTATTTCCTAAAAATATTCCGGTTATTTTCTTTATACAAGCGAATTATCCAGTAACGGATAGGTGGATACCAGAGCATAAAAAACAAATAGAAGATTCTGTACATGGAAAAGTGATGACATTTGAAGGGGATCATTATTTATATCGTACTAAAGCAAAAGAAATCGTTGAAAACTTTAGGGAATTTATGAAAGAGGAAAAGTGA
- a CDS encoding flavin reductase family protein, translating to MKQMPNTKMINPKILYYGFPVILLSTLNEDGTVNISPLSSSWALGDCIVLGIGLGGKAIENLERHPECVLNIPDPSLWENVEQLAPYTGKNPVPDFKKQIGFTYRKEKFDISGLTPIGSTTVIPTRIMECPIQIEAQVKHIRIPDYAPSFAIVETQTIHVHAHEDIIIEENHIDPNKWSPLIYNFRHYFGLGSKLGNNFRSEI from the coding sequence ATGAAACAAATGCCAAATACAAAAATGATAAATCCTAAAATATTATATTATGGATTTCCTGTAATTTTACTGAGTACATTAAATGAGGATGGAACTGTGAATATTAGCCCTTTATCTTCTTCTTGGGCATTAGGAGACTGTATTGTCTTAGGTATTGGCCTCGGTGGAAAAGCAATTGAAAATTTAGAGCGACATCCTGAATGTGTCCTGAATATTCCTGATCCCTCACTATGGGAGAACGTGGAACAGTTAGCTCCTTACACAGGAAAAAATCCAGTCCCAGATTTTAAGAAACAGATTGGCTTTACATATAGAAAAGAGAAATTTGATATTAGTGGCTTAACACCAATTGGGTCTACAACGGTTATTCCTACTCGAATTATGGAGTGTCCAATTCAAATCGAAGCTCAGGTAAAACATATTCGTATCCCTGATTATGCGCCTAGTTTTGCAATCGTCGAAACACAAACGATACATGTACATGCCCATGAAGATATAATTATAGAAGAAAATCATATTGATCCAAATAAATGGAGTCCCCTAATTTATAATTTTCGTCATTATTTTGGTCTGGGTAGCAAGCTTGGTAACAACTTCCGGTCAGAGATCTAG
- a CDS encoding ABC transporter ATP-binding protein, producing the protein MTTLSAEHLSLSYGSSQILDNINLVVPEGKISVIIGANGCGKSTILRSLARLLTPQEGMVYLDGKAIQQQSSKEVAKKLAILPQGPEAPEDITVKDLCYYGRHPHKGLLSRQTLEDDAIVNRALLATKMTDFVDRTLDELSGGQRQRAWISMALAQDTDLLLLDEPTTYLDLAHQIEILELLRDLNITHGRTIVMVLHDLNQAAQYADHLISIVKGKIYQEGSPEKVFTKSMIKDVFGLDCCIIENPVDQTPLCIPIGLSLR; encoded by the coding sequence ATGACAACATTATCAGCAGAGCATCTTTCTCTCTCCTATGGATCATCTCAAATCCTTGATAATATAAATTTAGTCGTTCCTGAAGGTAAGATTAGTGTTATTATTGGGGCTAATGGCTGTGGAAAATCTACTATTTTGCGTTCCTTAGCTAGATTATTAACACCTCAAGAAGGAATGGTTTATTTAGATGGTAAGGCGATTCAGCAGCAGTCGTCCAAAGAAGTTGCTAAGAAATTGGCTATTTTACCTCAAGGTCCAGAAGCTCCAGAAGATATAACGGTTAAAGACCTATGTTATTATGGTAGACATCCACATAAAGGTCTATTGTCTAGACAAACGCTGGAAGATGATGCGATTGTAAACCGCGCATTATTAGCAACCAAAATGACTGATTTTGTGGATCGTACATTGGATGAGCTATCTGGGGGACAAAGGCAAAGGGCATGGATTTCAATGGCTTTAGCACAAGACACAGATCTACTATTATTAGATGAGCCAACAACCTATTTAGATTTGGCGCATCAAATTGAGATACTAGAATTACTACGTGATTTAAATATTACTCACGGACGAACAATTGTCATGGTTTTACATGATCTAAATCAAGCAGCACAATATGCGGATCATCTCATTAGCATTGTTAAGGGGAAAATTTATCAAGAAGGATCGCCTGAAAAAGTATTTACCAAGAGCATGATTAAGGATGTATTTGGATTAGATTGCTGTATTATTGAAAATCCAGTAGATCAAACACCACTTTGCATTCCTATCGGCTTATCATTAAGATAA
- a CDS encoding FecCD family ABC transporter permease, with product MKNKQKFMLQRNVHPNFILLVLLIIILILSIISLGLGAIYITPSEIIQNLIGEGTSSQKFILSNYRIPRIIIAIIVGSGLATAGAILQGILRNPLASPDVIGVTKGAGLAAVIIIVLFPASPIIFLPLAAFIGAAIIAVILMLFVYKKGAQPNTLALVGIALGAICQAGIEYFMIKFPDDVSATLLWLTGSLWARGWDQVYILLPCLILIPLLIGLTSKLDILSLGDDIATGLGERSKFLRYILLGVSVVLTGVCVATVGSIGFIGLIAPHIARRIVGSKFKVLLPASALFGAILLLVADSLGRGLFPPIEIPAGIITAVIGAPYFLYLLRSERKKA from the coding sequence ATGAAAAATAAACAAAAATTTATGCTACAACGCAATGTTCATCCTAATTTTATTCTTCTAGTGCTATTAATAATCATCCTCATTTTATCTATTATAAGTCTAGGCTTAGGAGCCATTTACATTACACCGTCAGAAATCATTCAAAATTTAATTGGAGAAGGAACATCAAGTCAAAAATTTATATTAAGCAATTATCGGATTCCTCGTATTATAATCGCTATCATCGTAGGATCTGGATTAGCAACCGCTGGAGCGATTTTGCAAGGAATCCTCCGTAACCCATTGGCATCTCCTGATGTAATCGGCGTTACGAAAGGAGCCGGATTAGCAGCCGTTATCATTATCGTTCTATTTCCAGCGTCACCCATTATTTTTCTTCCCCTTGCAGCTTTTATAGGAGCAGCTATCATTGCTGTCATTCTAATGCTGTTTGTTTATAAAAAAGGGGCTCAACCAAATACACTCGCTTTAGTAGGAATAGCTCTAGGTGCAATATGTCAAGCAGGGATAGAGTATTTTATGATTAAGTTTCCAGATGATGTAAGTGCGACTCTTTTATGGTTGACGGGCAGTCTATGGGCAAGAGGATGGGATCAAGTATATATCCTGCTTCCATGCCTCATTCTTATCCCCCTACTAATTGGATTAACTTCTAAATTAGATATTCTAAGCCTTGGTGATGATATAGCTACTGGTCTCGGTGAACGCTCAAAATTCCTGCGCTATATTTTACTAGGTGTTTCAGTTGTGTTAACTGGCGTATGTGTAGCGACAGTAGGTTCTATTGGATTTATCGGTTTAATCGCTCCTCATATTGCCAGAAGAATTGTAGGATCTAAATTTAAAGTGCTACTTCCTGCTTCCGCTCTCTTTGGTGCTATTCTTCTATTAGTTGCTGATAGCCTGGGTAGAGGTCTCTTCCCTCCAATAGAAATACCTGCTGGAATTATTACAGCAGTGATTGGTGCACCCTATTTTTTATATTTATTACGTTCTGAACGAAAAAAGGCATAA
- a CDS encoding FecCD family ABC transporter permease: MESIVKAKVKIYSTAITAIVLLMLGIIISVSVGIADIDLVMILKSFFEINPSKEQLIIQTLRLPRAIIGALVGANLAVAGALMQAITRNSLASPQVFGVNAGASFFIVTAFALFPSLSSPSLVFSAFIGAAVGGITVYSFASGGGMTHVKLALAGIAVHFLLSSLTQGIIIFSEQAKDVLYWLVGSINGKSWTHVMIILPWSISGLFIALLLSRSISILVLGESTAQGLGQQVNRIRMLAGILVIILAGSSVAVAGPIGFVGLIIPHIVRRLVGGDYKRIIPFSALYGALLLVYADILARFIAYPFESPVGIVTAIIGAPFFLYLAKRGRNIKQ; encoded by the coding sequence ATGGAATCTATAGTTAAAGCTAAAGTAAAAATATATAGTACAGCAATAACTGCAATCGTTTTATTGATGTTAGGAATTATCATTAGTGTTTCTGTAGGAATAGCAGATATTGATCTAGTAATGATATTGAAATCTTTTTTCGAGATAAATCCATCAAAGGAACAGTTAATTATACAAACCCTTCGATTGCCTCGAGCTATCATCGGAGCATTAGTCGGTGCAAATTTAGCCGTAGCCGGTGCTCTTATGCAGGCCATTACTCGAAACTCATTAGCCTCCCCTCAAGTATTTGGTGTGAATGCGGGGGCTTCATTCTTTATTGTCACTGCTTTTGCTCTCTTTCCTTCCCTCTCTTCCCCATCTCTCGTTTTCTCTGCATTTATCGGGGCAGCAGTTGGAGGAATAACAGTCTATTCCTTTGCATCTGGAGGAGGAATGACACATGTAAAACTAGCGTTAGCTGGAATTGCCGTACACTTCCTTTTATCCTCTTTAACACAAGGAATCATTATTTTTAGTGAGCAAGCAAAGGATGTTCTGTATTGGCTAGTAGGATCAATTAACGGAAAATCATGGACACATGTTATGATCATTCTTCCCTGGTCTATTTCAGGACTATTCATTGCCTTATTACTTTCAAGGTCTATTTCGATTCTTGTCCTAGGAGAAAGTACTGCTCAAGGGCTTGGGCAACAAGTAAATCGTATCCGTATGCTAGCTGGAATCCTAGTCATTATTTTGGCTGGCTCTTCTGTAGCGGTCGCAGGTCCGATAGGCTTTGTTGGATTAATTATTCCTCATATTGTTAGAAGATTAGTGGGAGGAGATTATAAAAGAATCATTCCATTCTCTGCACTATATGGAGCTTTACTTTTAGTTTACGCAGATATTCTCGCTCGATTTATCGCTTATCCTTTTGAATCGCCTGTTGGTATTGTGACAGCTATTATCGGGGCACCATTCTTCCTTTATTTAGCAAAGAGAGGAAGGAATATTAAGCAATGA